Within Desulfolithobacter dissulfuricans, the genomic segment CCGAGTCGCCGGGTTCGGTGATTGCCCGTGCCCTGACCATGGCCTCGGTAATCACCGGATCATGGGGCAATTTTGCCAGAAGCGGATAGCTTTTCTCCCGGTAATACAGTTCTATGCCTTTCGTCTCATCAGGATTGAGACCAGCCTTGTTGATGATGACTCAGGCCCGGATTCGGAAATGATCGCAGAGGGTAGCCACCCGTTCCAGGTCATGGCGCGCGGCCCGACGGAGTAGGTTCTATGACCAGGACAGCAAAATGCGCCCCGGAAAGGGAACTGATTACAGGGCAGCCGATTTCCGGTGCCGCCCTTGCCGCTGACGACAGTAATAAGCATAATTATTCTCCCGCCGTACATCAGGGTGTTCTGATTGTATGTATTTCCGCGGAATACGAAGACTCCCGTTCTCAGTTACCTGTTCGGCCTGTCGGCAATGGGGATTTCGCCTTTTTTAAATTTCTCGATCGCCTCGCGAACGGTCATGTTGTCGCAATCCTGTCCCACCTTGATACCCGCCGCGGTCAGTGCCTGGAAGGCCTTGGGGCCGATATAGCCACTGAGCACAACACCAGCCCCGGCCCGGGCCACGTTTTCGGCAGCCTGGATACCCGCACCCTGGCCCAGGGACTGGCTTGCGCCATTGTCAATGTAGTGGGTTTCCATGGTGTCCGGATCGACAAGGAGAAATCCCCCGGCGCGGCCAAATCGGGGATCAACCTGATCGTCAAGGGAAGGTCCTTCGCTGGATACGGCTATCTTTTGCATTGCTTTCTCTCCTTTCTGTGCAGATAATGTTTTTTTCCTGCTGTTGTCAGGCCGGCTGTCTGGCACGGTACTTTCGGTTTTCTGTTCATCTGCGGATTCGCCTTTTACTATGAAATCACCACCTTCGATACGAATGGCCATGCCTTCGGTAATCGCCTGGGAAACAACCCGGCGGGCCTGGGCCAGGATACGGCCAAGGGTGTGACGGGAGACATTCATCTGGCGGGCAGCGGTATTGAGATCCAGTCCTTCGGTGTCCACCAACCGCAGGGCCTCTGCCCCTTCAACGGGCAGATAGACCTCGGTCAGCTCCCTTAAGGGGATACCGCGCGGTTTGAAGTAGCGAACCCGGGGCATCCGGGCCACCTGTCTGCATTTTTTGGGGCGTGGCATTGTGTCTTCCTTTTATTTTGCTCAAATGCGCAAAAAAAAATATGGTGCGAAACTGGTCCTGTCAACCTGAAAAACAAAGGGGCCGCAGGAAGAAGTCATGCGGCCCCGGGGAGAGTTGCGCTGCTCTCCCTGTTTGGGTTGTTGAGGATGGTTATTTATCTGTTGCCTGAGCGGTTTCTGCTGCCACAGCCACAGTTCCTTCCTCTTTTCTGTCCGCGCCCTTTCATGCCGTGGCCGCATCTGTTATCCTGGCCTGTGCCGCCGGTTTCAGTCATGTTGTTTCTTCTGGCTCCGGCCGCGCACCGCCCGGCGCCTCTGCCGGTCTTTGGCCCTTGTCCTTCCGGGCCTGTCCCGTTCATTCCAGGCATGA encodes:
- a CDS encoding DUF5320 domain-containing protein; translated protein: MVPAKPQRYTHRRCIMPGMNGTGPEGQGPKTGRGAGRCAAGARRNNMTETGGTGQDNRCGHGMKGRGQKRGRNCGCGSRNRSGNR
- a CDS encoding DUF134 domain-containing protein — translated: MPRPKKCRQVARMPRVRYFKPRGIPLRELTEVYLPVEGAEALRLVDTEGLDLNTAARQMNVSRHTLGRILAQARRVVSQAITEGMAIRIEGGDFIVKGESADEQKTESTVPDSRPDNSRKKTLSAQKGEKAMQKIAVSSEGPSLDDQVDPRFGRAGGFLLVDPDTMETHYIDNGASQSLGQGAGIQAAENVARAGAGVVLSGYIGPKAFQALTAAGIKVGQDCDNMTVREAIEKFKKGEIPIADRPNR